From the genome of Brevinema andersonii, one region includes:
- the ileS gene encoding isoleucine--tRNA ligase, translating to MSKKEKFPVNLPKTDFDMRAGLVEKEPKILAKWESIDLYNKKLQARNNAPKFILHDGPPYANGNIHVGTALNKILKDIICRYRYSQGYQTPYIPGWDCHGLPIELNTLKSLGIEAQKLSDIELREKCRAYAWNFVEKQKTSFIRLGVDGDWQHPYLTMSNQYEASIMKAFGILVGKGYIYRGERPIYWSPVSRTALADAEVEYQEHTSPAIYVLFPVENKANTYVVIWTTTPWTLPANTAVAFHPEADYVELTLQNGRKIIIADPLKEAVLNANNMQGVSSSKLDKKDIEALKVKHPWIDRESVVVFADYVTMDTGTGIVHTAPGHGPDDFITGQKYNLPTLSPVDDSGRFTKEVPEWEGEYIFDANPKIVEFLAGKGLIWHASIIKHSYPHDWRAKTPLIFRTKPQWFFRVSDLMLTQQALSALPAVQWTPQWGEERLKNMLINRPDWCISRQRKWGVPIPAFYCNHCSNILINEELINQIAKKVQTHGLEYWLGNSANTILQEILGTVPSCECGNDIFKKEEDILDVWFDSGTSHFAVLDSNSELNCPADLYLEGSDQYRGWFQASLWNSIALHNYASFKSILTHGWVLDEEGRQMHKSLGNTVAPEEITKKFGADILRLWVVTEDFTKDLRIGKNIIQKTIDLYRKLRNTFRYMLGNLYNFTENDILDYSHLEPLDQYMLHKLYLLKETTDKFMEKYQFHRAYREIFNFCIIELSSQYFDILKDRLYILAPHSSKRLSAQTVLFYILKELMTMLSPVLVFTMEEVYDHAELNNKLESVHLLSRNYLPKEWENKKLADVFTILEYIREEAQLELQKLRDQGIIGSSLEAGIILKTSNIEMLKEYQDTISEMLMVSELELKQNNSQELIHIKNQYQEISHPKIFISTFKSNKTRCERCWHHKDDVNIQGLCLRCQENIIN from the coding sequence ATGAGTAAAAAAGAAAAATTTCCCGTTAATCTTCCTAAGACTGACTTTGATATGAGAGCTGGTTTAGTGGAAAAAGAACCGAAAATCCTTGCAAAATGGGAGTCAATCGATCTTTATAATAAAAAACTTCAAGCCAGAAACAATGCTCCCAAATTCATTCTCCACGACGGACCACCTTATGCAAACGGGAATATTCATGTAGGTACAGCTCTTAACAAAATTCTCAAGGATATAATATGTCGTTACCGATACAGTCAAGGTTATCAGACACCATATATACCCGGTTGGGATTGTCATGGCCTACCTATAGAGTTGAATACATTAAAATCCCTTGGCATTGAAGCTCAAAAATTGAGTGATATTGAACTCAGAGAAAAATGCCGTGCTTATGCTTGGAATTTTGTCGAAAAACAGAAAACCAGTTTTATCAGGCTTGGTGTAGACGGAGATTGGCAGCATCCTTACCTTACCATGAGCAACCAATACGAAGCATCAATTATGAAAGCATTTGGCATTCTTGTAGGCAAGGGATACATCTATCGAGGAGAACGCCCGATCTATTGGTCTCCTGTATCGCGTACGGCGCTTGCTGATGCCGAAGTCGAGTATCAAGAACATACTTCTCCTGCAATTTACGTTTTATTTCCTGTTGAAAATAAAGCCAATACTTATGTTGTTATTTGGACTACCACTCCTTGGACTCTGCCTGCTAATACGGCTGTTGCATTCCATCCAGAAGCAGATTATGTAGAATTAACATTGCAGAATGGCCGTAAAATTATCATTGCAGACCCCCTCAAAGAGGCAGTTTTGAATGCCAACAATATGCAAGGTGTTTCATCATCAAAACTTGACAAGAAAGATATTGAAGCTCTTAAAGTTAAACATCCATGGATTGATCGGGAATCTGTTGTGGTTTTTGCCGATTATGTTACTATGGATACAGGTACTGGTATTGTCCATACAGCTCCCGGCCACGGCCCTGACGATTTTATTACAGGGCAAAAATACAATCTGCCTACGCTGTCACCTGTAGATGATAGTGGCCGCTTTACAAAAGAAGTGCCTGAGTGGGAAGGTGAATATATATTCGATGCAAATCCGAAAATTGTTGAATTTCTTGCTGGAAAAGGATTAATTTGGCATGCAAGTATTATTAAACATTCCTATCCTCACGACTGGCGAGCAAAAACACCATTAATTTTTCGCACAAAACCACAATGGTTTTTCCGAGTGTCAGACCTTATGCTTACCCAGCAAGCTTTAAGTGCTTTACCAGCAGTTCAATGGACCCCACAATGGGGAGAAGAACGACTTAAAAATATGCTCATCAATAGGCCTGATTGGTGTATTTCTCGGCAACGCAAGTGGGGTGTACCTATCCCAGCATTTTACTGCAACCATTGTAGCAACATTCTTATTAATGAAGAACTTATTAATCAAATTGCTAAGAAAGTACAGACACATGGACTGGAATATTGGTTAGGTAATAGCGCTAACACTATTTTGCAAGAAATCTTAGGCACTGTACCATCATGCGAATGCGGAAATGATATATTCAAAAAAGAAGAAGATATTCTTGATGTATGGTTTGATTCGGGGACTTCTCACTTTGCTGTACTAGATTCAAATTCTGAATTAAACTGCCCAGCAGATCTTTATTTAGAAGGATCTGATCAATATCGGGGATGGTTTCAAGCATCTTTATGGAATTCTATCGCTCTTCACAATTACGCTTCTTTTAAAAGTATTTTAACTCATGGTTGGGTTTTAGATGAAGAAGGTAGACAAATGCATAAAAGTTTAGGTAATACTGTTGCACCGGAAGAGATTACGAAAAAATTTGGAGCAGATATTCTCAGACTATGGGTAGTAACAGAAGATTTTACAAAAGATTTACGTATCGGAAAAAATATAATCCAAAAAACAATTGATTTATACCGAAAATTGAGAAATACATTTCGTTATATGCTGGGAAATCTTTATAATTTTACAGAAAATGATATTCTAGATTATTCTCATCTCGAACCACTAGATCAATACATGCTTCATAAACTATACCTATTAAAAGAAACCACAGATAAATTTATGGAAAAATATCAATTTCATCGTGCTTATCGTGAGATTTTCAACTTCTGTATCATAGAATTAAGCAGCCAATATTTTGATATCTTAAAAGATAGGCTTTATATTTTAGCGCCACATTCTTCTAAAAGATTATCTGCTCAAACAGTCTTATTCTACATCCTCAAAGAATTAATGACTATGTTGTCACCAGTACTTGTCTTTACTATGGAAGAAGTTTACGATCATGCTGAATTGAACAACAAATTAGAATCAGTTCATTTACTTTCGCGTAATTATCTGCCTAAAGAGTGGGAAAATAAGAAATTGGCAGATGTTTTTACCATTCTGGAGTATATACGCGAAGAAGCACAATTAGAATTACAAAAATTACGGGACCAAGGAATAATTGGATCATCATTAGAGGCAGGTATCATCCTTAAAACTTCTAATATTGAAATGTTAAAAGAATATCAAGATACTATCTCTGAGATGCTGATGGTCTCTGAATTAGAATTAAAACAAAATAACAGTCAAGAATTGATTCATATTAAAAATCAATATCAAGAAATTTCTCACCCTAAAATTTTCATTTCTACATTCAAAAGTAATAAAACCCGTTGTGAACGCTGTTGGCATCATAAAGATGATGTTAATATACAAGGCTTATGCCTAAGATGTCAAGAAAATATCATCAATTAA
- the lspA gene encoding signal peptidase II produces MKKNILFLLIAPIVTILDLTAKNWVLSYTKNQPYPISNSIEVLGDFFRITYVRNYGITFGLLNNLPIPYTVVILSITSLAALWILFYFYRNLNILVQEKAYKASKVALMMIFGGAMGNIIDRIIHGYVVDFLDFGIKSYRWYTFNLADTFIVSGCILLGLMMTIFPQPSQKNK; encoded by the coding sequence ATGAAAAAAAATATTTTATTTTTATTGATAGCACCAATAGTTACTATACTTGATTTAACAGCAAAAAATTGGGTGCTTAGCTACACAAAAAATCAGCCTTACCCTATTAGCAATTCTATAGAAGTATTAGGAGATTTTTTCCGGATTACTTATGTAAGAAATTACGGGATTACTTTTGGATTGCTGAATAACCTGCCTATACCATATACTGTAGTGATATTAAGCATTACATCACTAGCTGCTTTATGGATTTTATTTTATTTTTACCGTAATCTCAACATACTCGTACAAGAAAAAGCATATAAGGCTTCAAAAGTAGCTCTAATGATGATTTTTGGTGGAGCTATGGGGAATATCATTGACCGTATTATCCATGGTTATGTAGTTGATTTTTTAGATTTTGGTATTAAGTCCTATCGCTGGTATACTTTCAACCTAGCTGATACATTTATTGTCAGTGGGTGTATCCTTTTAGGATTAATGATGACAATTTTTCCTCAACCTTCTCAAAAAAATAAATAA
- the coaE gene encoding dephospho-CoA kinase (Dephospho-CoA kinase (CoaE) performs the final step in coenzyme A biosynthesis.), with translation MQTSDLPNQRKILGLFGQAGSGKSTVARILHEKYGYFVINQDILGYQVLEEFSEIIIQEFGKDMVDDYGIVDRKKLGNKVFNDKTALLKLNAFSYPHIINKTLALLDTTTQNSVIEGAFFFRVKNSIPHTSLIKVCIDHTKLVTRLLMRGHTPEWIHSVLDNQMEIINEPADYTLFNNSTIRDLEMQVERMIDKI, from the coding sequence ATGCAGACAAGTGACTTACCAAATCAAAGGAAAATTCTCGGTTTATTTGGACAAGCCGGTAGCGGCAAAAGTACGGTTGCTCGTATTCTTCATGAAAAATATGGATATTTCGTTATTAATCAAGATATTTTAGGTTATCAAGTTTTAGAAGAATTTTCAGAAATAATCATACAGGAATTTGGCAAAGACATGGTAGATGATTATGGAATTGTCGATAGAAAAAAGCTGGGAAACAAAGTTTTTAATGATAAAACAGCACTTCTCAAATTAAATGCTTTTAGTTACCCGCATATTATTAACAAAACTTTAGCTTTACTGGATACAACAACCCAAAATAGTGTTATTGAAGGGGCATTTTTCTTTCGTGTTAAAAACAGTATCCCACATACCAGTTTAATTAAAGTATGCATTGACCATACTAAGCTTGTTACGCGACTGCTTATGCGCGGGCATACACCTGAATGGATCCATAGTGTTTTAGACAACCAAATGGAAATTATTAATGAGCCTGCTGATTATACACTATTTAACAATAGTACGATAAGGGATCTTGAAATGCAAGTAGAACGCATGATTGATAAAATATGA
- a CDS encoding MazG nucleotide pyrophosphohydrolase domain-containing protein, producing MQAFNKLLDIIITLRSEKGCPWDRKQTLKSLMIPLLEEYFELGDAVQNEDSQEIREEIGDVFFMILLIGYIAEQQGIASLTEIMDDASNKLIYRHPHVFADMTLQTEEQVIKNWEMLKQQEKSHRTSIFDGIPKSLPASLRFEKIKRKISQQSHDLKQFKTDENNVQSQLKNLLIDLSMEGYNINELIHQVVEDIIQQYNNR from the coding sequence ATGCAGGCATTTAATAAATTGTTAGATATTATAATAACTTTACGCAGTGAGAAGGGTTGTCCGTGGGATAGAAAACAAACACTTAAATCGTTAATGATTCCTTTATTAGAAGAATATTTTGAATTAGGTGATGCTGTTCAGAATGAAGATTCTCAAGAAATCCGCGAAGAAATAGGTGATGTATTTTTTATGATCTTATTAATTGGATATATTGCAGAACAGCAAGGTATAGCATCGCTTACGGAAATTATGGATGATGCAAGTAATAAATTGATATACCGTCATCCTCATGTATTTGCAGATATGACCCTACAGACTGAAGAACAGGTTATAAAAAATTGGGAAATGCTTAAACAACAAGAAAAGTCGCATAGAACCAGTATTTTTGATGGAATTCCTAAAAGTCTTCCTGCTTCGCTTAGGTTTGAAAAAATAAAACGCAAAATATCTCAACAATCTCATGATTTGAAGCAATTTAAAACTGATGAAAATAATGTCCAATCTCAATTGAAAAATTTGCTTATTGATTTAAGTATGGAAGGATATAATATTAATGAATTGATACATCAAGTAGTTGAAGACATAATCCAGCAATATAATAATCGGTAG
- a CDS encoding transcription antitermination factor NusB, with amino-acid sequence MQCVYECNPRRFERLLTILAMNNNLNPNSTEELESLYQFLHDYDHSSILRKIPSNVRNRILIRAFENIYGIQKEADVLVQILSKSIKNRPFEQMYKMDRNLLMLGAFELRHNDTEPNIIIKEILIISDLLGNQKAGSYLSGILKTLAFGERISIPFKVPIKPRPKIKLKKSSSTLPLL; translated from the coding sequence ATGCAATGTGTATATGAATGTAATCCTCGCCGTTTTGAGCGTTTATTAACTATTTTAGCTATGAATAATAATCTGAATCCGAATTCTACTGAAGAGTTAGAATCTTTATATCAATTTTTACATGATTATGATCATAGTTCTATTTTGAGAAAAATTCCTTCTAATGTCAGAAACCGGATTTTAATAAGAGCTTTTGAAAATATTTATGGAATTCAAAAAGAAGCTGATGTACTAGTTCAAATACTATCAAAATCTATTAAAAATCGACCTTTTGAACAAATGTATAAAATGGATCGTAATCTTCTTATGCTAGGAGCATTTGAGTTGCGTCATAATGATACGGAACCTAATATTATTATCAAAGAAATACTGATTATTAGTGATTTATTAGGAAATCAAAAAGCAGGAAGTTATTTATCCGGTATTTTAAAAACGTTGGCGTTTGGAGAACGTATATCAATTCCTTTTAAGGTACCTATAAAGCCAAGACCTAAGATTAAACTTAAAAAATCATCATCTACACTTCCGTTATTATGA
- a CDS encoding SpoIID/LytB domain-containing protein yields the protein MQKIFFFLLNLLLLTNLTACIKEVRGISALNIDVRVLIKHDQEFAVKPDSRYIFETQDKSIITSGNMLLAYHNDGITVNGRLLETDKITVKGLRSFEVNGDHYRGSFVILREDGRLSMINYINIEEYLFSVVPKEIYPSWSYETLKAQTIASRTYALYQVRNKDRSKTDFDLYSDTRSQVYLGTKVENHRVSKIVSETAGQVITYNGSLIKSYFHSSSGGSLSSGSEILDPSPYLAGKPSYIQEKDPSKQWSIELELETIKNEYGLMGDIVLFEVATKFSSGRIDKIKIQDSTGHIALIDGYKLRQFLGQTKMKSTLAKISPIKDGTVTIVGTGYGHGVGMGQWDAEAMALQGCNYEAILGFFYQDVQINTIY from the coding sequence ATGCAGAAAATTTTCTTTTTCCTTTTAAATTTATTATTACTCACAAATTTAACCGCTTGTATCAAAGAAGTACGCGGTATATCTGCATTAAATATTGATGTTCGTGTTCTGATCAAACATGATCAAGAATTCGCAGTTAAACCAGATTCTCGGTATATTTTCGAAACTCAAGATAAAAGCATTATTACCTCAGGAAATATGCTTCTAGCCTACCACAACGATGGAATAACTGTTAACGGACGCCTCTTGGAAACAGATAAAATAACAGTAAAAGGGTTAAGATCGTTCGAAGTTAATGGAGATCATTATCGTGGCAGTTTTGTTATTTTACGTGAAGACGGCCGATTGAGCATGATTAATTATATCAATATTGAAGAATATCTTTTCAGTGTGGTTCCAAAAGAAATTTATCCTTCATGGTCATATGAAACACTAAAAGCACAAACAATTGCATCACGTACTTATGCCCTTTACCAAGTACGAAATAAAGATCGAAGCAAAACGGATTTCGATTTATATTCAGATACACGTTCTCAGGTATATTTAGGGACCAAAGTAGAAAATCATCGGGTATCAAAAATTGTTTCAGAAACCGCAGGTCAAGTAATTACATATAACGGTTCACTGATTAAATCATACTTTCATTCATCATCAGGAGGTAGTTTATCATCAGGGAGTGAGATATTAGATCCATCGCCATACTTAGCAGGGAAACCATCTTATATCCAAGAGAAAGATCCTTCAAAGCAATGGTCCATTGAATTAGAGTTAGAAACCATTAAAAACGAATATGGACTCATGGGAGATATTGTTTTATTTGAAGTTGCTACAAAGTTTAGCTCTGGACGTATCGATAAAATAAAAATACAAGATTCAACTGGTCACATAGCCCTAATAGACGGATACAAATTAAGACAATTTTTAGGCCAAACAAAAATGAAAAGCACTTTAGCAAAGATTTCTCCCATAAAAGACGGAACTGTAACTATTGTTGGAACAGGATATGGACATGGTGTAGGTATGGGTCAATGGGATGCCGAAGCAATGGCTTTACAGGGTTGCAACTATGAAGCAATATTAGGATTCTTTTATCAAGATGTTCAAATAAATACTATCTACTAA
- a CDS encoding tetratricopeptide repeat protein, whose amino-acid sequence MKAAKKVFFFLMFFMVPSFSQNKIVSQSLSLQELKNGISLFNERRYPTAIQAFERALAYEPQNFAAKYRLGLSYLHAGYAQNAIRVWEDLVHQGVADHHVLQRLNNLYFLVSMDKGYQYDYPYVFREFFDGFTEAGHALIRPSFITYDKYKDLKFVSSASTGLVLEIDSANTIKQKYGSRFFRSSLLKMPMGLVLLDHLLFVADFKQDKIFVFNRNLTGTQAWNFGKTGTEPGQLSGPMGMMLGLDGYLYIVENGNGRIQKMSTNGTSISIFGKDILFRPTDIELIGDKIFVSDISHSGEGRIIVFDIDGNFESTFGESFLSEPRGLFRDGQTLYISDAKNGLFLYNIELQTATSFSVQDDKLSYPFDLLKDKDSIIVRTDFNSQMLGIYSPLQGIYGNLSIDIPQIITENYPYIYALLRVRNKDGTPLTGITSEELTVKEFDTTLARPILQGTTKFRSNMLVSFVIDRSKSMDPYMPQLEYYIKTFLSNMSGDDLLDIKIVDDRIYSFPRQQASIGAPWYTITNHKTQDKLSQDFDIAIYDSITALLNNLRNRAIVVFTSGEGGNQTFETYGSDILKTYADQNSIPIYVVNFSSGNRSFWENLTKGSHGKYFNARTQANQILNLYSQIKDSPPLEYLVEFSSLDYRKNPGIWVDLSLALNRSGVSGIALSGYFVPMQTKTSLSTNDLFR is encoded by the coding sequence ATGAAAGCCGCAAAAAAAGTGTTTTTTTTCTTAATGTTTTTTATGGTACCGTCTTTTTCTCAAAATAAAATAGTTTCTCAAAGCCTTTCACTGCAGGAATTAAAAAATGGCATCTCCTTATTCAATGAGAGACGTTATCCTACAGCTATTCAAGCTTTTGAACGTGCATTAGCTTATGAACCGCAAAATTTTGCCGCAAAATATAGGCTTGGGTTATCTTATTTGCATGCAGGATATGCTCAAAATGCGATTCGTGTTTGGGAAGATCTCGTTCATCAAGGAGTTGCTGATCATCATGTACTTCAGAGACTCAATAATCTTTATTTTCTTGTTTCTATGGATAAAGGTTATCAATATGATTATCCTTATGTGTTCCGAGAATTTTTTGACGGGTTTACGGAAGCAGGTCATGCATTAATTCGACCTTCATTTATTACATATGATAAATATAAAGATTTAAAATTTGTGTCTTCGGCATCTACTGGTCTGGTTTTGGAAATTGATTCTGCCAATACCATAAAACAAAAATACGGCTCGCGATTTTTTCGCTCTTCTCTTTTAAAAATGCCTATGGGTTTAGTTTTATTAGATCACTTGCTTTTTGTAGCTGATTTTAAACAAGATAAAATTTTTGTTTTTAATAGGAATCTAACAGGCACACAGGCATGGAATTTCGGAAAGACAGGAACGGAGCCGGGACAACTCTCAGGTCCTATGGGTATGATGTTAGGGCTTGATGGATATCTTTATATTGTTGAGAATGGTAATGGACGTATTCAAAAAATGTCTACTAATGGAACTTCTATTAGTATATTTGGTAAAGATATTTTGTTTCGGCCTACAGATATTGAGCTTATTGGGGATAAAATTTTTGTTTCTGATATCAGTCATAGTGGTGAAGGACGTATTATAGTTTTTGATATAGATGGAAACTTTGAAAGCACATTTGGGGAATCTTTTTTGTCGGAGCCTAGAGGGCTTTTTCGAGATGGACAAACTTTATATATTTCTGATGCAAAAAATGGTCTTTTTCTTTATAATATCGAGCTTCAGACTGCAACATCTTTTTCTGTTCAAGATGATAAATTAAGTTATCCATTTGATCTACTGAAGGATAAAGACAGTATTATTGTACGTACGGATTTTAATTCTCAGATGTTAGGCATTTACAGTCCGTTGCAAGGTATATATGGTAATTTGTCTATTGACATTCCTCAGATTATTACAGAAAATTACCCATATATTTATGCCTTGTTGCGTGTGAGAAATAAAGATGGTACTCCTCTTACAGGAATTACATCTGAAGAATTAACAGTAAAAGAATTTGATACAACTCTTGCAAGACCTATTCTTCAGGGTACCACAAAATTTCGTTCAAATATGTTGGTTTCTTTTGTTATTGATCGTAGTAAATCGATGGATCCTTATATGCCGCAACTAGAATATTATATTAAAACATTTTTATCGAATATGTCCGGAGATGATTTATTGGATATAAAAATAGTAGATGATAGAATATATTCTTTTCCTCGTCAGCAGGCTTCTATAGGAGCTCCTTGGTATACAATAACTAATCATAAAACACAAGACAAACTTTCTCAAGATTTCGATATAGCTATTTATGATTCAATTACTGCTTTGTTAAATAATTTGAGAAATAGGGCAATTGTTGTGTTCACATCAGGAGAAGGTGGTAATCAAACATTCGAAACATATGGATCAGATATTTTGAAGACTTATGCTGATCAAAATAGTATTCCTATTTATGTGGTTAATTTTTCTTCCGGGAATAGGTCATTTTGGGAAAATTTGACGAAAGGATCGCATGGCAAATATTTTAATGCACGCACTCAGGCAAATCAAATTCTTAATTTATATTCTCAAATAAAAGATTCACCACCCTTAGAATATTTAGTAGAATTTTCTTCATTAGATTACCGTAAAAATCCGGGAATTTGGGTGGATTTATCACTAGCATTGAATAGATCTGGAGTAAGTGGCATTGCTTTGAGCGGATATTTTGTTCCTATGCAAACAAAGACAAGTTTGTCAACTAATGATCTATTTCGATAA
- a CDS encoding XRE family transcriptional regulator encodes MEYGIRIKEARKALKKNQKEFANDIKISQQSLSRIETNETEIGIECLSRIQNIGINAQWILTGEGSMFLSNDELESKMTAIPLVDISASAGTGIINFDANVENFFLDRKFLQGYQPKELFLVRARGNSMLPTIQDGDLLIVHRIDSPRLGYDGLCVIMFDGACSVKDIQILPDKVLIMPRNPEFENMTIYPDDCESKNFQVLGEVVGIMRSL; translated from the coding sequence ATGGAATACGGTATAAGAATAAAAGAAGCACGAAAAGCCTTAAAAAAAAACCAAAAGGAGTTTGCAAATGACATAAAAATATCTCAACAATCATTATCACGTATTGAAACAAACGAAACCGAAATAGGCATTGAATGTTTATCGAGAATTCAAAATATCGGAATAAATGCTCAATGGATATTAACAGGAGAAGGATCTATGTTTCTATCGAACGACGAATTAGAATCAAAAATGACAGCTATTCCATTAGTGGATATTTCTGCAAGCGCTGGTACTGGCATTATTAATTTTGATGCAAATGTGGAAAACTTTTTTTTAGACAGAAAATTCCTACAGGGATATCAGCCTAAAGAATTATTTCTTGTAAGAGCTAGAGGTAACAGTATGCTCCCTACTATTCAAGATGGAGACCTCTTAATTGTACATAGAATAGATAGTCCTAGATTAGGATATGATGGACTTTGTGTGATCATGTTTGATGGTGCCTGTTCTGTTAAGGATATTCAAATCTTACCTGACAAAGTTCTAATTATGCCTAGAAATCCGGAATTTGAAAATATGACTATTTATCCAGATGATTGCGAGAGTAAAAATTTTCAAGTATTGGGAGAAGTTGTAGGTATAATGCGTTCTTTATAA
- a CDS encoding phage portal protein family protein — translation MIELVRRDIILSDKAFIGEVINRLIRHLCQINGIKDYVEFLWISETVDEKFRIERDSKIQAMGFKFSKEYIMKAYNLDSSDLADEPKSIIPEFIEEEPEIELPLENKLGEFEDNIANSLFDTEIRRLAS, via the coding sequence ATGATTGAATTGGTACGTCGGGATATTATTCTCAGTGATAAAGCATTTATAGGAGAAGTAATTAATAGACTTATTCGTCATTTATGTCAAATCAATGGAATAAAAGACTATGTAGAATTCTTATGGATCTCTGAGACTGTTGATGAAAAATTCCGTATCGAACGTGATTCCAAAATTCAAGCAATGGGGTTTAAATTTAGTAAAGAATACATTATGAAAGCATACAACCTTGATTCCTCAGATTTAGCAGATGAACCCAAATCCATCATTCCAGAATTCATTGAAGAAGAACCTGAAATTGAACTTCCATTGGAAAACAAGCTAGGAGAATTTGAAGATAATATAGCAAATTCTCTTTTTGATACAGAAATTCGAAGACTTGCCAGTTGA
- a CDS encoding DUF1320 domain-containing protein: MKKNSETRYCSIEDIFNACQGTAVLSWAKDDSRESNETALSRINLAINRAEEEINLYIGKVYMLPLKQIPSSLTDICVRLTLYSLLSRKGLTENSSDTTIKHNRDSALKSLEMIANGKLDLGIKMPKEEHQICYSFRRKKW; the protein is encoded by the coding sequence ATGAAAAAGAATTCAGAAACACGATATTGCAGTATAGAAGACATTTTTAATGCATGTCAAGGAACTGCTGTTTTATCTTGGGCAAAGGATGACAGCCGGGAAAGTAATGAAACTGCACTTTCCCGGATCAACCTAGCAATTAATCGTGCAGAAGAGGAAATTAATTTATATATTGGTAAAGTTTATATGCTACCTCTAAAACAGATTCCTTCTTCGCTAACAGATATTTGTGTTAGACTCACACTATACAGTTTACTTTCTCGTAAAGGATTAACAGAGAATTCTAGCGATACTACTATCAAACACAATAGAGATTCTGCTTTAAAATCACTAGAAATGATTGCTAATGGAAAATTGGACTTAGGAATAAAAATGCCTAAAGAAGAACATCAAATTTGCTATTCTTTTAGGAGAAAAAAGTGGTAA